The genomic region tactcctgttcagtcgcATGGATATCCCAAAGGACATTCTGACTGACCAAGGTACGCCATTTGTATCCaaactaatgtctgatctgtgtcggctgttacAGGTGAAACACCTCAAGACGTCTGTCTACCACCTGCAAACTGATGGACTGGTCGAGAGGTTCAACCAGGCGCTAAAACAGATGTGGTAGacgaggaaggaaggaactgggacctcctccttccCTACGTGCCCTTCGCCGACcgggagtgcccccaggcgtccTAGGGCTTCACCCCCTTCGAGCTCCTCTTCGGACGGCGACCTCAAGGACTGCTGGACGTGGCCCGCGAAGCATGGGAGGAACAACCGTCCCCATTCCGCTCAGTCATCGACTACATGCAGGAGATGCAAGAGAAGATTGACCGTGTAACCCCGATAGTTCAGGAGCACATGCGAGGAAGAACAGAGAAGGGTGTACAACCATCCCGCGCAGCCTCGGGAGTTCCAACCGGGCGATTGGGTGCTCCTACTAGTGCCCAGTAGCTCCTGCaagttcctggcccggtggcaaggcccGTACACAGTCCTCGAGCGAAAAGGCCCCATAAACTACTGCCTGCAGCAGCCCAGTAAGCGAACAGAGGAAAAACTCTATCATGTGAACCTGCTGAAGAAGTGGGTAGAACCAGCGTCGGTAGTGTCGGCGTACACGGCTCTGGACACAGATCACGGCAAGGGTACCTTGGTAGAATTGGGGGAAGATCTTACCCCCCGcacaaagacaggagctaaCCGAGTTGGTGGACCAATTCTCGAATGTgttttctacctccccaggaatgacacagctggtccaccacgagatcAAAACCCGTCCAGGAGTAGTGGTAAGACAGTggccctaccgtgtcccagAAGCCCGGCGCAAGGCTATCGAGGAAGAAGTTGGCCGAATGCTGCGGGaccacatcatagaggagtcccacagcccctggtccagccccatcgtcatCTACCTGGCTGGTCGGCACTTcgtcctggtgacagaccacgccccactgcagtggatggccaaggccaaagacacTAATGCCAGGGTAACCCGATGGTTCCTCTCATTGCAGGATTTCTCTTTTCAGGTCCAGCACCGGGCAGGGACCCaccatgggaatgcagatggcctctcGCGACGGGATGCACTGTGGGCCCAACACACGACGGCAGTGGGCTCGGAGCTGGGGGGGGTACTGTGGCGACAGGCCGGCACACAGGAAAtaaagatcgctcctcccgcgGTGATGCGGAAGAGGCAGTTccgcttcagcgccaccaaatgttttggacgGCCAGAGAGCATGTGGCGGCggggcggggccgccgacacactcacggctcgtgaatggtgcaccgcgtggaagaattccaccatccggcaagcgaggggagagtataaaaggacGATATTCCACTCGAAGAGGGAGAGAAGTATCTCTGAGCATGTGCGCGAATCTCTGGCGTGTTTTATGCAATATTGCCGACGCGCGCATGTCTGCTAAtcgctgttgtgttttttcctgGTTTCAGGTGACTCCTAACGCGAGTGATGGCTCCGCCCCCCCTTGACTGTAACTGAcgacggctgagaccctcaccgcccgatcgcacttcaacccacacacacacacacccgcactcCCCTCACCAATAGCCTTAAATAAAGATCACATAACACtgaaacggcctcctgtgtgtctgtgctccgcccaccgccggctaaattccctacattattttatttattttttaatatcttTTATTGTCCAGTCATTGATGTGTTGATGGCCAAATATAGACTATATGACTAAATATAGAATATATCTTTACTACCATAATCATCACTATTGGTTTAGGAATATAAAATTCAATTAAGTAATGTTAGTTACACTATCAGTGCACACCTGGGGACCCGGGGAAGAATAGGTCACTAGCATCCTCTTGCTGATCGTAAAAGGCAGCAAATGAGGCGACTTATATGCCGTAAGTTGCAACCCGTGTTTGGAGAGGACGAGAACCTGGTATTTGAGGAACGTGCATGCTGTGGCTGACTCAGGTCCAACACAATTCTTTGGCTTCGAATTCACATAGACGGGAGGTTGGAAGTACCCAAGTAATCGTCTAGTCAAGATGTACCGGAAAGggctctggcttagggtcttaATTGAGTAGAATGAATATTTTGTTCCCTTTGCTCAAGTAGATCACCCCTATATCCTTGGTGCATATCCGGGGGATAACCACAGCTCTGTGCATCACCTTGTTGGGCTCGGAGGTGGGTGGGGAGCAGGAGTgatgaaatttaaaaatacaaacatggctaacaaaaaaaaaaaccaaaacgacGGATGATAGAACAGACATTGGATGATGATTCAGATACTGGATGTATTTACTTTCAAAAGAGTGAAAACTGGC from Ictalurus furcatus strain D&B chromosome 15, Billie_1.0, whole genome shotgun sequence harbors:
- the LOC128619596 gene encoding uncharacterized protein LOC128619596, yielding MTQLVHHEIKTRPGVVVRQWPYRVPEARRKAIEEEVGRMLRDHIIEESHSPWSSPIVIYLAGRHFVLVTDHAPLQWMAKAKDTNARVTRWFLSLQDFSFQVQHRAGTHHGNADGLSRRDALWAQHTTAVGSELGGVLWRQAGTQEIKIAPPAVMRKRQFRFSATKCFGRPESMWRRGGAADTLTAREWCTAWKNSTIRQARGEYKRTIFHSKRERSISEHVTPNASDGSAPP